The Candidatus Nitrosocosmicus arcticus genome includes a region encoding these proteins:
- the trxB gene encoding thioredoxin-disulfide reductase: MTLSVDGFDKEKENHTPSNAEENHFDVAIIGSGPAGYTASIYTSRAKLKTLVISGSLPGGQLMTTTEVENYPGFPNGINGPDLMIYMQQQSERFGTTMLIDEVTSVDFGSKPFKIFTGSSTYTSDSVLISTGATPRKLGIKSEQEFSGKGLSYCATCDGPFFKNQDIVVVGGGDTALEEATFLTKFGKTVKLIHRRDNLRASKILQERAFENPKIEFIWNSSIVDVKGDKKVTSVVVRNMNTAEEKNLEAGGVFVAIGHEPNTAILKGQVDLDERGYVIVQNGTRTNIDGVFAAGDVHDFRYRQAITAAGFGCMAALDIEKWLVETKGK, from the coding sequence ATGACGCTATCTGTGGACGGATTCGATAAAGAAAAAGAAAATCATACCCCAAGTAATGCAGAAGAAAATCACTTTGATGTTGCAATAATTGGTTCTGGCCCAGCCGGATACACGGCATCCATCTATACTTCAAGAGCAAAGTTAAAGACCCTAGTAATCTCAGGAAGTTTACCTGGGGGGCAATTGATGACCACTACCGAAGTTGAAAATTATCCGGGATTCCCTAATGGTATAAATGGACCTGATTTGATGATCTATATGCAACAACAATCCGAGAGATTTGGAACTACCATGCTCATCGACGAAGTCACAAGCGTGGATTTTGGATCTAAACCATTTAAAATTTTTACCGGCTCGTCAACCTATACTTCTGATTCCGTATTAATTAGTACGGGTGCCACCCCGAGGAAATTGGGGATTAAAAGCGAACAAGAATTTTCTGGAAAAGGGTTATCTTATTGTGCAACTTGTGATGGGCCATTTTTTAAGAATCAAGACATAGTGGTCGTGGGCGGCGGAGATACCGCTTTGGAAGAAGCAACCTTTTTGACCAAATTTGGGAAAACAGTTAAACTTATTCATAGACGGGATAACCTACGTGCGAGCAAAATTCTACAAGAACGCGCCTTTGAAAATCCAAAGATAGAATTTATTTGGAATTCATCCATTGTAGATGTCAAAGGAGACAAGAAAGTCACCTCCGTGGTCGTTAGGAACATGAATACAGCTGAAGAAAAAAATCTAGAGGCCGGAGGTGTTTTTGTGGCAATAGGTCACGAACCAAACACAGCGATCTTAAAGGGGCAAGTGGACCTAGATGAAAGGGGCTACGTAATAGTGCAGAATGGTACCAGGACAAATATCGACGGTGTTTTCGCAGCAGGGGATGTTCATGACTTTAGATATAGACAGGCGATTACTGCGGCCGGATTTGGCTGCATGGCTGCTTTAGACATTGAAAAATGGTTAGTTGAAACAAAAGGTAAATAA
- a CDS encoding homoserine dehydrogenase, which produces MRIIVCGMGVVGQSFLRLLISNSSLLYKNYGIKPRVVACMDSKGIAYSQTGLDMERVLRVKEKYGEVSKYSESIFKTDNYIENIDAEVLLELTPTNLTTAEPGLSHVISGLRTKKNVITVNKGPLALSFSSLVELSEYNNVMLRFSGTVGGGTPVLDFAKHCLKGDRITSFTGILNGTTNYILTKMADGLLFREALQDAKEKGYAEANPSLDIDGDDAAAKLVIMANWIMGYKVTLNDVDKTGITNIDQEEIIKAAKERKSLKLIAKCDKENLFVRPIPISKDDPICVNGTLNAVTFQSEHSGAQTIIGKGAGGIETASSVLRDLIEIKENFTNYQLN; this is translated from the coding sequence ATGAGAATAATAGTTTGTGGAATGGGGGTTGTAGGCCAAAGTTTTTTAAGATTATTGATTTCTAATTCGAGCTTGTTATATAAGAATTACGGGATAAAACCAAGGGTTGTGGCGTGTATGGACAGTAAGGGGATTGCTTATTCTCAAACTGGCTTAGATATGGAGAGAGTCTTAAGAGTTAAGGAAAAATATGGGGAAGTCAGCAAGTATTCTGAATCAATATTTAAAACTGATAATTATATTGAAAATATTGACGCTGAAGTCTTGCTAGAACTTACTCCCACCAACCTGACTACAGCTGAACCAGGGTTGTCTCATGTAATTTCAGGGTTGAGAACAAAAAAGAATGTTATTACTGTAAATAAGGGACCATTAGCGTTATCCTTTTCCTCCCTAGTAGAACTATCTGAATATAATAACGTTATGCTGAGGTTTAGTGGAACAGTAGGTGGAGGCACACCCGTATTGGATTTTGCAAAGCATTGTCTAAAAGGAGATAGAATCACATCCTTTACAGGGATTTTGAATGGGACAACAAATTATATCTTAACTAAAATGGCTGATGGATTACTTTTTAGGGAAGCACTTCAAGATGCTAAGGAGAAAGGATACGCTGAAGCGAACCCTTCTTTGGATATTGATGGCGATGATGCGGCAGCGAAGCTAGTTATAATGGCTAACTGGATAATGGGATACAAAGTAACATTAAACGATGTCGACAAAACGGGAATTACTAATATAGATCAAGAGGAAATAATTAAGGCAGCAAAGGAAAGGAAATCATTAAAATTAATTGCCAAATGCGACAAAGAGAACCTTTTCGTTAGGCCCATTCCAATATCGAAAGATGATCCCATATGTGTTAATGGGACTTTAAATGCTGTTACTTTTCAATCCGAACATTCTGGTGCGCAAACGATCATAGGAAAAGGAGCTGGTGGTATAGAAACCGCTAGTTCTGTTTTAAGAGATCTCATCGAAATTAAGGAAAATTTCACCAACTATCAGTTAAATTAA
- a CDS encoding DUF47 domain-containing protein: protein MYSAELEVQTKRKTIAILQEEMNKFLNLSRELAIMTDAILHDNKVGIRESSQNMIIIENDIMMLRKQITREVISIGSLMTDREDLLRTAYFIDEISGYISGISFGLSNIEPKVITLNFELELKDMVDKIIKIIHKINEMSRTLASKPENGIELAGEVQRIEMEVDKRYRELTVKVLDQITSQNLIPFKDTIEGIGGMVDKCQQASNSFTILALSI, encoded by the coding sequence ATGTATAGCGCTGAGCTAGAGGTCCAAACAAAGAGGAAAACGATAGCAATACTACAAGAAGAGATGAATAAGTTTCTTAATTTATCTAGAGAATTAGCAATCATGACGGATGCAATTCTCCATGATAACAAAGTTGGAATTAGAGAATCCTCTCAAAATATGATCATCATCGAAAACGATATAATGATGTTGAGAAAACAAATTACTAGAGAAGTAATATCCATTGGAAGTTTAATGACAGATAGAGAAGACCTTTTGAGAACGGCATATTTTATTGATGAAATTTCTGGTTATATCAGTGGGATCTCATTTGGATTGTCAAACATCGAACCGAAAGTCATTACACTAAATTTTGAATTAGAGTTGAAAGACATGGTTGACAAGATAATAAAGATTATACACAAAATTAATGAGATGTCAAGAACTCTTGCAAGCAAACCGGAAAACGGAATTGAACTAGCAGGTGAGGTCCAAAGGATAGAGATGGAAGTAGATAAAAGGTACAGAGAATTGACAGTTAAAGTGCTAGATCAAATAACTTCCCAGAATTTGATTCCGTTCAAGGATACTATAGAAGGTATCGGAGGGATGGTCGACAAATGTCAACAGGCTTCTAATTCTTTTACAATACTAGCTTTAAGCATTTGA
- the endA gene encoding tRNA-intron lyase, whose translation MTTFTGQLVENRIFIHDILESQALFGDGYYGKPLGISKPKNSEFDAPLVLDLIEGYYLNNKGRLKIFRNSDTNVESKEILKICKKQYVNFEVKYVVFENLRDKGYIVTPGIKFGCDFAVYIHGPGIDHAPFLVKVLKQNDNITSVDIVLAGRLATTVKKQFILAIVNQSDRSIKFVGFDWWRA comes from the coding sequence ATAACCACGTTTACTGGTCAACTAGTCGAAAACAGAATATTCATTCATGATATTCTGGAATCACAGGCATTGTTTGGTGATGGATATTATGGCAAGCCTTTGGGTATATCCAAACCTAAAAATTCGGAGTTTGATGCGCCATTAGTACTTGACCTAATTGAGGGATACTATCTTAATAATAAGGGCCGACTTAAAATTTTTAGAAATTCAGATACAAATGTTGAATCAAAGGAGATCCTAAAAATTTGTAAGAAACAATATGTAAACTTTGAAGTCAAGTATGTGGTATTTGAAAATTTGAGAGATAAAGGCTATATTGTTACGCCAGGCATAAAATTTGGTTGCGACTTTGCTGTTTATATTCATGGACCTGGCATCGATCATGCACCCTTTCTCGTAAAGGTGTTGAAACAAAATGACAATATTACAAGCGTAGATATAGTGCTTGCAGGAAGGCTTGCAACTACGGTTAAAAAGCAATTCATTTTGGCAATTGTTAATCAGTCAGACAGATCTATTAAATTTGTAGGCTTTGACTGGTGGCGTGCTTGA
- a CDS encoding UDP-N-acetylglucosamine 2-epimerase, whose product MGYDKQYSSKFIKTDQKNFDGKFDTLKIDKEFLPIRINKTNLDTIFSKGNDFNKALAIVIGTKPDFYKQAPLLIESIKEGLPSFIISTGQHYDELLGYGIKEFDLENSIVCDLQIRGDLMEKSSDLIMKFGYFGRYLKRRFSGNRILPIVHGDTLVAGIATLSWVFGLGQKVGQNEAGLRSMSPTSIKGIKMNVNPSRSVLEKFITDQLSSSWFLTREEPFPEQIDTWVCSSGTKFFFVPTKLNKEHLLREGYPEEDIHIVGNSVVDAIGIKRMSKPANSIFELYPKLESGNWIRMDIHRRENLTNHRFNAIIGGLTDLIKDSEFKIVLVLLNATISALNRFDLYHKLKDLEISYPDKFMMTELWKEYGHVVEFLDSGKCWAEITDSGSLQEELLYFPKVSSFTVRFNTDRPETVFEAKGNLLVPPINRMWLPKMITLTYEKGVDYGFNFKKKKKIYGKPGEVSKKIVKIMKKEFENRESNFFPWLHQRFNYWHEKDDFDYL is encoded by the coding sequence ATGGGGTATGATAAACAATATTCTAGTAAATTTATTAAGACCGATCAGAAAAATTTTGACGGAAAATTTGATACGCTGAAGATAGACAAGGAATTTCTTCCAATTAGAATCAACAAAACTAATTTAGATACGATTTTTTCTAAGGGTAATGATTTTAACAAAGCTTTAGCTATTGTGATAGGCACCAAGCCCGATTTCTATAAGCAAGCTCCACTCTTAATAGAATCAATTAAGGAGGGTTTACCGTCATTTATCATTTCTACAGGACAACATTATGATGAATTACTAGGTTATGGGATAAAGGAATTTGACTTGGAAAATTCAATTGTGTGCGACCTACAGATTCGTGGGGACTTGATGGAAAAATCTAGTGATTTAATTATGAAATTCGGATACTTTGGCAGATATCTAAAAAGAAGATTCTCAGGCAATCGAATTTTACCGATTGTTCATGGAGATACGTTAGTGGCAGGAATTGCGACATTGTCTTGGGTTTTTGGACTAGGGCAAAAGGTCGGACAAAATGAGGCTGGACTTAGGTCAATGAGTCCAACTTCTATCAAAGGTATAAAGATGAATGTAAATCCAAGCCGTTCTGTTTTAGAAAAATTTATTACCGATCAGTTATCGTCATCTTGGTTCCTAACTAGGGAGGAGCCGTTTCCCGAACAAATTGACACTTGGGTATGTTCTTCAGGAACAAAGTTTTTTTTTGTTCCTACTAAACTAAACAAAGAGCATTTACTTAGAGAAGGGTATCCAGAAGAAGATATTCATATAGTTGGGAATTCAGTTGTAGATGCTATTGGTATCAAAAGAATGAGTAAGCCTGCGAATAGTATTTTTGAATTATATCCTAAATTGGAATCCGGAAACTGGATCAGAATGGATATTCATCGTAGGGAAAATCTAACGAATCACAGGTTTAATGCTATAATAGGCGGGTTGACTGATTTGATCAAAGATTCGGAATTTAAAATAGTTTTGGTCTTGTTGAATGCTACCATATCTGCATTGAACAGATTTGATCTTTACCATAAGCTTAAAGATCTAGAGATATCTTATCCTGATAAATTCATGATGACTGAATTATGGAAAGAATACGGCCACGTTGTAGAATTCTTAGATAGTGGGAAATGTTGGGCCGAAATTACTGACTCGGGTTCATTGCAAGAAGAGTTATTATATTTCCCAAAAGTCAGCTCTTTTACCGTTAGATTCAATACCGATCGGCCCGAAACGGTCTTTGAGGCGAAAGGGAATCTTCTAGTTCCTCCGATAAACCGAATGTGGTTACCGAAAATGATAACTTTGACATATGAAAAAGGAGTGGATTATGGATTTAATTTTAAAAAGAAAAAAAAAATTTACGGAAAACCCGGGGAGGTATCCAAAAAAATAGTGAAAATAATGAAAAAAGAGTTTGAAAATAGAGAAAGTAACTTTTTTCCATGGTTACATCAAAGATTCAATTATTGGCACGAGAAGGACGATTTTGATTATCTTTAA
- a CDS encoding galactose-1-phosphate uridylyltransferase has protein sequence MSELRKDYYVQDKFVLIPNNIDQINKNPEIIYNTQQPVPVTNAQACPYCPGSTGDCDNLVLSFVVKEGILQRLYDTTDDENENWSIRVFECTNPLVTAHSNQQYSDRPFYREPACGFDLIIVPTPQHDIALSEMSIDQWTNLLLVLQDRVRWLYSQRGVTYVAIYASRGINGGSKIKHPHFHITTFSSIPPIIEKEAKTFHQSMNESGSCPACSMIEAEINGPRQLFSTTGFITLVPWAPTYNYEFWICPRKHSTFFSKASQKEINDLALVICSSLRGMDKILGKTDFSIAFHISPEKKNSRQLHWHLEVYPLISSWSGLERGFGIYVNTPNPEDSAKILGEASRKELARLIGVL, from the coding sequence TTGTCGGAATTAAGAAAGGATTATTATGTTCAAGATAAATTTGTTTTAATACCTAATAATATTGATCAAATAAATAAAAACCCTGAAATCATTTACAATACACAGCAACCCGTTCCTGTTACTAATGCTCAGGCATGTCCCTATTGCCCTGGATCTACCGGGGATTGCGACAATCTTGTATTATCCTTTGTAGTCAAGGAAGGGATATTACAAAGACTATATGATACAACAGACGATGAGAATGAGAACTGGTCGATCCGTGTCTTTGAATGCACAAATCCTCTCGTGACCGCACACTCAAATCAGCAGTATTCTGATAGACCTTTTTACAGAGAACCAGCATGTGGATTTGACCTCATAATTGTTCCGACACCGCAGCACGATATCGCTCTTTCAGAAATGTCCATTGATCAATGGACAAATTTGTTGTTGGTTCTCCAGGACAGGGTGAGATGGCTGTACAGCCAGCGAGGAGTGACCTATGTTGCTATATATGCAAGCCGAGGAATAAATGGGGGCAGTAAAATAAAACACCCTCATTTCCATATCACCACATTTTCATCAATCCCTCCTATAATTGAAAAGGAAGCAAAAACCTTTCACCAATCCATGAACGAAAGCGGAAGTTGTCCTGCATGCAGTATGATAGAAGCTGAAATTAACGGTCCCAGGCAATTATTCTCTACCACTGGTTTCATAACCCTAGTCCCATGGGCACCAACATATAATTATGAATTTTGGATATGTCCTCGAAAACATTCTACCTTTTTTTCAAAAGCAAGTCAGAAGGAAATAAATGATCTAGCTTTGGTTATTTGTTCATCTCTACGAGGGATGGATAAAATACTGGGCAAGACAGATTTTAGCATAGCTTTTCATATTTCTCCAGAGAAGAAGAATAGTAGGCAATTACACTGGCACCTGGAAGTATATCCTCTAATTTCTTCATGGTCCGGATTAGAAAGGGGGTTCGGGATTTACGTTAACACACCAAATCCGGAAGATTCCGCTAAAATACTGGGCGAAGCTTCAAGAAAAGAGTTGGCAAGATTGATTGGAGTTCTTTAA
- the prf1 gene encoding peptide chain release factor aRF-1: MPQSSSDQKWDSVRKYKLTKMLNDLSKISGHGTELVTVYIPPKRPIFDVIAQLRNEAGTASNIKSDLTRNHVQDALNKTMEQLKLYKEPPENGLVIFCGAIPTGKGLGTEKIEIFTVVPPKPVQINLYRCDDHFWIDHIKEMLKDDRTIAIISIDTQEAGLGILTGDRWETVDTLTSGVSGKHRQGGQSARRFERLRDNELNEYYHRIADYAQKIFIDQFTVRGVIIGGPGPTKETFVREEYLDYRLQNNIIATLDTSYSGDEGVREIIDKVNDQGIMSEFRSMEEKKIVKKFMGEVFSGKGLGIYGINDVVNNLKSGITDSIIATDSIDLVYIEVICKKCDFRYEKIVERDHLVETKQNIISNPCSKCSGQDYTINEKDFIDYLEEYASLAGTKLDIISSKTEEGAQIQSLGKIGALLRFRPTT, encoded by the coding sequence GTGCCTCAGTCAAGTAGCGACCAGAAATGGGATTCAGTAAGAAAATATAAATTAACTAAAATGTTAAATGACCTATCTAAGATAAGTGGTCATGGTACTGAACTAGTTACTGTTTATATTCCACCCAAAAGGCCAATCTTTGATGTTATAGCGCAATTAAGAAATGAAGCAGGAACCGCATCAAACATAAAATCAGATTTGACTAGAAATCACGTCCAGGATGCGCTTAATAAAACAATGGAACAATTAAAATTATATAAGGAACCTCCTGAAAACGGATTAGTTATTTTTTGCGGGGCCATTCCCACCGGTAAAGGTTTGGGAACTGAGAAAATAGAAATATTCACGGTTGTTCCACCGAAACCAGTTCAGATTAATTTGTATAGATGTGACGACCATTTTTGGATAGATCATATTAAAGAAATGCTAAAAGATGATCGTACTATCGCCATTATATCTATAGACACTCAGGAGGCAGGTCTAGGAATTTTAACTGGTGATAGATGGGAAACAGTCGATACTTTGACATCTGGAGTTTCAGGTAAACATCGTCAAGGCGGGCAGTCTGCTCGAAGATTTGAACGCCTCAGGGATAATGAACTAAACGAATATTATCATCGTATTGCAGATTATGCCCAAAAAATTTTTATTGATCAATTTACCGTCAGGGGTGTGATTATTGGGGGCCCCGGACCGACAAAAGAAACCTTTGTTAGAGAGGAATATCTCGACTACAGGTTGCAGAATAATATCATTGCTACGCTTGATACCTCTTATTCTGGCGACGAGGGTGTAAGAGAGATCATCGACAAAGTAAATGATCAAGGAATAATGTCGGAATTCCGTTCCATGGAGGAGAAGAAAATAGTGAAAAAATTTATGGGCGAAGTTTTTTCAGGAAAGGGTTTAGGAATATATGGGATAAATGATGTTGTAAATAATCTAAAATCAGGAATAACGGATTCGATAATTGCAACTGACAGTATTGACCTAGTATACATTGAAGTAATTTGCAAAAAATGCGATTTCAGATATGAAAAAATAGTTGAAAGAGACCATCTGGTTGAAACAAAACAAAACATTATTTCTAACCCTTGTTCAAAATGTAGCGGACAGGATTATACAATTAATGAAAAGGATTTCATTGACTATTTGGAGGAGTATGCTTCATTAGCTGGAACAAAACTTGATATAATTTCTTCTAAAACCGAAGAAGGGGCCCAGATTCAAAGCCTTGGAAAAATTGGAGCGTTGCTAAGATTTAGGCCCACTACATAA
- a CDS encoding alkaline phosphatase family protein produces the protein MNQSKIVYVLLDGIGDLPHPDLNYLTPLEAAYTPNLDRIARMGVSGQVVSVGDGIAPQSDIAVFNMLGYNFRDIEYFGRGVVECIGCGIDFEAGDLALRGNFATIDPTNKRILDRRAGRIVTEADSAAICDLIRKNVKIEGVEFSIEPTIGHRVVLRFRKKGTTLGENITNTDPAYDKINGIGIALDTSKGDLYVATSEPKDGNSQLSAAVINQFSDQVIEILDNCPVNIERREKNLLAINCILLRDAGNRYPQLQSINDKYNLNFASLVDMPVEIGISQILGMKSYNAGSTDEYELKAAELLKIIDNHDVVYVHIKGPDEFGHDGNAKGKKRNIDEIDKRFFRKILEGTNTTKGLEIYFIISGDHSTPCIKKTHTGDPIPIIVSGQGIQRDATSRFTESNSKRGSLGKIYGYQVLDTALKHLENRKV, from the coding sequence TTGAATCAATCAAAGATTGTTTATGTTTTGCTTGATGGGATAGGCGACCTTCCACATCCTGATTTGAATTATTTGACCCCACTGGAAGCGGCATATACACCAAATCTTGATAGAATTGCTAGAATGGGTGTTTCAGGCCAAGTTGTGAGTGTTGGAGATGGGATTGCTCCACAGTCTGATATTGCAGTTTTTAATATGTTGGGCTATAATTTTAGAGACATTGAATATTTTGGGAGGGGAGTAGTAGAATGCATAGGGTGCGGGATTGATTTTGAGGCGGGAGACCTAGCACTAAGAGGCAATTTTGCAACCATTGACCCAACTAATAAGAGAATTTTAGACAGACGAGCTGGTAGAATTGTGACCGAGGCGGATTCGGCCGCAATCTGTGATCTTATCAGGAAGAATGTTAAGATAGAAGGGGTAGAGTTCTCGATAGAGCCAACTATTGGGCATAGAGTTGTCTTAAGATTCAGGAAGAAAGGTACAACACTTGGTGAGAACATTACAAATACAGATCCTGCTTATGACAAGATAAACGGGATTGGTATTGCATTGGATACTTCCAAAGGAGATCTGTATGTTGCAACATCAGAACCAAAGGATGGAAATTCTCAATTATCTGCCGCAGTCATAAATCAGTTCTCTGACCAAGTAATAGAAATATTAGATAATTGTCCGGTGAATATAGAGAGAAGGGAAAAGAATTTGTTGGCAATAAATTGTATTTTATTAAGAGACGCTGGGAATAGATATCCTCAGTTACAGAGCATTAATGATAAGTACAATTTGAATTTCGCATCTCTTGTTGATATGCCTGTGGAAATTGGAATTTCACAGATACTGGGAATGAAATCATATAACGCTGGTTCAACAGATGAATATGAATTAAAGGCTGCCGAATTACTCAAGATAATTGATAATCATGATGTTGTTTATGTCCATATTAAAGGTCCCGATGAATTTGGGCATGATGGCAATGCCAAGGGTAAAAAAAGAAACATAGATGAAATTGATAAACGTTTCTTTAGGAAAATATTAGAAGGAACCAACACAACCAAAGGTCTAGAAATCTATTTCATAATTTCAGGCGATCACTCAACACCTTGTATAAAAAAAACTCACACTGGCGATCCCATACCTATAATTGTTTCAGGCCAAGGCATTCAGAGGGATGCTACCTCAAGATTCACTGAATCAAATTCCAAGAGGGGATCGCTAGGTAAGATTTATGGATATCAAGTATTAGATACTGCCTTAAAGCACTTAGAAAACCGGAAAGTTTGA
- a CDS encoding MBL fold metallo-hydrolase RNA specificity domain-containing protein yields the protein MLYQITSDAKHQILLTSKEKKIYLDPRQILAENYVFISHAHIDHMLNKTAIKRYNLKNKIMCSPETVAIANLRGYVFEKEICSQDDCTLVDTGHILGSKGLLIGNEIFYTGDLSMRDRAFLRKPTIPRAETLIIETTFGKPDYIFPPIEQITHSVNSLISEMYSRGIPVILMGYSLGKAQVLTSLFGAWKPLIVHDEIFRFNQMYKEFGVSLEDSISLSDAKELGLLEKGPWIMIHPLTNGKHPKIAHYREKYGAITIGFSGWGINRNYRNMMNLDYVIPFSDHCDHRELLEVVKKCNPSKIYTFHGFEEEFANYLVKLGYDAESVTKGSRTVKKESKLLPKTKSLDIYF from the coding sequence GTGCTGTACCAAATCACCTCGGATGCTAAACATCAAATACTACTTACAAGCAAGGAAAAAAAAATATATCTAGATCCGAGGCAAATTTTAGCTGAAAATTATGTTTTCATTTCGCATGCACATATCGATCACATGTTAAATAAGACTGCTATCAAGAGATACAATTTAAAAAATAAGATTATGTGTTCACCTGAAACGGTGGCTATTGCGAACCTTCGTGGCTACGTCTTTGAAAAAGAAATTTGTTCTCAAGACGACTGTACGTTAGTTGATACTGGGCATATTCTAGGATCAAAAGGTCTTTTGATTGGAAATGAGATTTTTTATACTGGTGACCTATCTATGAGGGATAGAGCATTTCTTAGGAAACCAACTATCCCACGAGCTGAAACCCTGATTATTGAAACTACCTTTGGGAAGCCGGACTATATTTTCCCTCCAATAGAGCAGATTACACATTCGGTAAATTCTTTAATATCAGAAATGTATAGTAGAGGAATTCCAGTCATCTTAATGGGATATTCATTAGGGAAAGCGCAGGTTCTTACTTCATTATTTGGTGCTTGGAAGCCGCTTATCGTTCATGATGAAATATTCAGATTCAATCAAATGTACAAGGAATTTGGAGTTTCCTTAGAAGATTCCATCTCATTGTCAGATGCAAAAGAACTGGGTTTATTGGAGAAAGGACCATGGATAATGATACATCCTTTAACTAACGGCAAGCATCCCAAGATTGCTCATTATAGGGAAAAATATGGTGCCATTACGATTGGCTTCAGCGGATGGGGAATAAACAGAAATTACAGAAACATGATGAACCTTGATTATGTGATCCCTTTTAGCGACCATTGTGATCATAGAGAATTACTGGAAGTTGTAAAAAAGTGCAACCCAAGTAAAATATATACATTTCATGGGTTTGAAGAAGAGTTTGCTAATTATCTAGTCAAATTAGGATATGACGCAGAATCGGTAACTAAAGGAAGTAGGACAGTCAAGAAAGAATCAAAGCTGCTTCCGAAAACAAAATCATTAGATATTTATTTTTAG
- a CDS encoding LLM class flavin-dependent oxidoreductase, giving the protein MKIKFGLTFGLNVARLGLDEMQVITAAQIADRTNFDSVWAMDHTNVPQWKNAVVNDAWLMLAAIGAVTNNVELGTCVTDAIRRHPSTIALSTVTLDRITKGRGILGIGAGEAQNVVDFGIEFSKPVSKFKEQLEVIEKLFESHPGNHVNYQGKYYSLVEACLQAKPVRKPRPPVYIAAGAPKTLELCATFGDGWIPIGYTPALFEHHANVIKDHAKRLGRDISNFEFANDVDVYFAADGEAAWEKMKNAVKVSLYKPELLKVHNIKQDSEFDFRRYFTEYAMNKPELMEQMKKASLHIPDDVARTAIGVGSPDDVIEMLERFIKAGTNHFIIRFWGEGLYQNIETFGNKVIPYFADMQK; this is encoded by the coding sequence GTGAAAATTAAATTCGGGTTGACATTTGGCCTAAACGTCGCTAGATTAGGGCTGGATGAAATGCAGGTAATAACTGCAGCACAAATAGCCGATAGAACTAATTTTGACTCTGTCTGGGCAATGGATCATACCAATGTGCCTCAATGGAAAAACGCTGTAGTAAATGATGCCTGGTTAATGTTAGCAGCAATAGGGGCGGTGACTAACAACGTGGAGTTAGGGACATGCGTAACAGATGCCATTAGGAGGCACCCTTCAACCATCGCTTTGTCGACGGTGACTCTTGACAGAATAACTAAAGGTAGAGGCATCTTGGGAATCGGTGCTGGGGAGGCACAGAATGTGGTTGATTTTGGTATCGAGTTTAGTAAACCTGTGTCAAAATTTAAGGAGCAGTTGGAAGTAATTGAAAAGCTTTTTGAATCACATCCAGGCAATCATGTGAATTACCAGGGTAAATATTATAGCCTTGTTGAAGCTTGTTTACAAGCAAAACCTGTCAGAAAACCGCGACCACCGGTCTATATCGCTGCCGGAGCACCAAAAACTTTAGAGCTGTGTGCAACTTTTGGCGACGGCTGGATACCTATTGGCTATACTCCAGCCTTATTTGAACATCATGCAAATGTCATTAAGGACCACGCCAAGAGATTAGGTAGGGACATATCCAACTTTGAGTTTGCAAATGATGTTGACGTTTATTTTGCTGCAGACGGAGAAGCAGCATGGGAAAAGATGAAAAACGCTGTTAAAGTCAGCCTCTACAAACCTGAATTACTAAAAGTTCACAACATAAAGCAGGACTCAGAGTTTGATTTTAGGAGATACTTTACAGAATATGCCATGAACAAACCTGAATTGATGGAGCAAATGAAAAAAGCATCTTTGCACATACCTGATGATGTAGCAAGAACTGCTATAGGTGTTGGGAGCCCAGATGACGTAATAGAAATGTTGGAACGATTTATAAAAGCGGGTACAAACCATTTCATAATTCGTTTTTGGGGTGAGGGGCTTTATCAAAACATAGAGACCTTCGGAAATAAAGTTATTCCGTATTTTGCTGACATGCAAAAATAA